ATTGAACGCACTGGATGCGACTGGCTGCAAATCAAAGCTCATGTCTACACAAATGATCCTTGCCaattgggttctgaggccatactCAGTTTCTTTAGGTGTTGGCTGAACTGGCGAAGGGAGTTAGCACTGCACAAGGTCAGTTCATCGTCTGCAGCATTGTACACTGATagaaaaaacagaagaagaaacaaaaaaaaaaaaaaataaaaataaaaaaaatcagtactttCAGAAGGCATTATGCAACACGAATGAcatttggtaggcatgtttctacatctgaaagatgacgtctattcaaattttgcaccagtcacataagagtggcactaatagtaccactatgaggatgaaaaccaggtttgctttaaatacatgttgtAACAGTCATTAGTATTAGTTACCatcgagattggatgtggtgagttgatgttagtgatgatgatgatgatgatgtttggtttgtggggcgcgcaactgcgtggttatcagcgcccgtacaattacccaatctttgctcagtccaatttcgccactttcctggatgatgatgaaaatgatgaggacaacacaaacacccagtcatctcgaggcaggtgaaaatccctgaccccgccgggaatcgaacccgggaccccgtgctcgggaagcgagaacgctaccgcgagaccacgagcggcggacttgatgttagtcaagaacgccttttagGTGACAAAGgtgcctcattgagtttgaactaagtcatgtgatagagctatgagaagctggatgttccttctgcaatattgcagaaagagttggcaAGCCACTATGTACGATTTCTGGCAGCCATTGTCAAgagaatgtatggttgcaagaCGACAGATGGTCACATGGCATTACCAAGAGGAAAGACTACCTTTATTGTGTTCGACTTATGGCTCTGGTAGATCATAACTGCATAtgcagcaacagttggcaccacaatgacctgTTCAAAATCGCTTACTTCTAGGACAGCTCTAAGCCAGATGCTCTGTAacatacattccactgaccccaatccACTGccgcttgcgacttcagtggtgtcaagtgagagctcattggagggcagagctTAGGTCTGTTGtgctttttgatgaaagctggttctacctcagtggcagtgatggctgtgtgttaagGGCTAGCAACCAAccagtctgtgtgctagacacactggacctacacatggagaTATGGTCtgcggtgcaatttcgtatgatggCAGCTTTCTCATGGTGATCCCACGTATCCTGACTGCATATTTGTGTATCAATGTGATGATTTGACCTCTTATGCcaccattcatgaagagcattccagggggtgttttgcaAATGGGTAACACTCACCCATATACCAGTATTGAAACCCCAATATGCTCTGCAGAGTCCCagtgtgttgccttggcctgttcaatcaccagacctgtctccaatcaagcacatatgggacatcatcggacaacaactttagcatcatccacaagcagcattagcaGACCctatattgactgaccaagtgcaacaggcacggaactccatcccacaaactgacatccaccctctacccaacagtttccccttacTCTGTCCCGTCACCCACAGTATGCCTCCACACCAAATGTTCCATTGATCATCTGTTGCATTTCTgtctagatagatagatagagagatagagagagagagagagagagagagagagagagagagagagagagttttacttatttttgtcgCCCTATTCTCAACCCTACCCTGCCAGTGGCGATCCAATGTTATCACTCTGTCATCAGTCAGCTTACAACACTGAACACTTCTGGCTGTGACACTAATATGATTTTTGATTGTTTTCCAAGTCACCACCTTCCTACCCTCTACCACATGCAGGAAGGCTAGCCAAGTggtaacacctcccccccccccccccccccccacccgacgcCAGTTTCTTTTTGGGGGATCTGTATCAAGTTTGATTGAAATTATTCTGCACTTATGTTCTACAAGTCACCCCCTTCACTCTCATCAAATTGAAATTTGTTGGTGCGAAATGTTATCAGAATTGTCACCAATCAGCCTAGAAACACTGAACACTATAGATTATGGACTTTATAGACAGTAAGTCATATGTATAACAATTTGGTGAAATTGACAGAGACATTGCAGTCTATATTTTTTCACCCTTTTTTTTACATGCCAACAAGTGAGATGATACAAGCATTTTTCAGCTGAAAGTGGATAATatgcataaaaataaatatattttttccccTTTACACAGAAGTTCCCATATACAAAATGTTCACTTTGACAAGGTTACCTTAGTAAATATGGTACTATTATAATAAGCATTAGATATGCAATATATCTCTAGTCCACATAAAAGTTTGATATAAAAATCTCAACATCTGGAATGTTGCCACATTAACACTATACAACAATCTTTTGTAATCACTGCCATTCAGTTTCCTGCGCAGTGTCTCGAGTAACAAAGAAGTCCTTATTATAACTATCTGTTGCCTTCTACAGCAAGTTCCTTTGTAATATATTTTTCTACTACATTTACGATTGCTTTGGCTGAAGTTATGCAGCCATCAAATGTTGATTTAGTAAAGCCATCCCCACCAGCAATGAGCAGTGGCTCTTGAATTAATGTGATACAACCAGGACTTCCTTCATACACTGCAGTTGCTTGTGAATATCTCCATTTTTGGCATTTCACAGAAACTGGTTTGGGCCAAGTAGGAAATAAAGTGTTTATATGTTTCTCAATGTCTCTCTGCACATCTGCAACATCTCGTTCAATATTTTCTTCTCCGAATTTCACTGTGGTGTGAAAAACAACTGCAGACGTAGCTGAGCTATTGCGTTTTTTGTTGTCTATTGCAACATATCGTAATAATTCATCATCAACGACATATTTGGCAGACCAGGGGACATCAAATTCAAGTGTTTTGTCATAGAAATAAGCTACTGCATACCGGGAACTGTACTTCACAGCTGAGAGTGCTTCTCTCTTTTCCTTGTCATCGGAGAGAACACTCTCCACACAACCAGACATCTGTAAAATTTGAGGGACTGGCATTGTCAGAACGACAACATCAAATGTTTCTTTATAACCATCTTTCGTTTCAACGTCAAGCTTGTTGCCGTTTTGTGTAACAGATGTGACAAGTCTGTTAAACTGCACTTCGTCTGCTGTCAAGAACTCTTTCACCAATGAATTCATTCCTCTTGGTGCCACATAATGAACTGTATTTTTTGGAAAAGTGTGCATCCCTTCTATCAAACTCTGCAAAGGGTGCAACAGTCCTTTCGTGAAACATGTACTGTATACAACTTTACTAGCTTCAATATTTTCGGGCACCGTGGTTATATACTGCGCTCCCAGATCCGCTGTGCAGGAGTCCATGGTTGGGCTTCTACTTGTACTCATTCGGCCGCCCACACCTCTCGCTTTATCCCAAACGATCACTCGACAACTGCTCCTACATCTTTCTCGTAAAtaattacaagtaattgcacttgTTATTCCGGAACCGACGATTAGTACCTTTAAAGCCATTTGTTTAACACTGTCGACACACGAACCCACGAAACAACTTTGCTACACATACGACCTTCGCTTTGTGCTTCACACATTACAAACACAGACTATTTGAAGTTCGAACTAAATTCCAGAGTGTCACCATTATACATTacgtaaaagaaaacaaaacaaagtcaAATTTAAAGCGCGAAGGAGACCAGGTTCTCTAAACATACAAAATTCGCATTATGCTCCCCGCATAAAATAACAATACAACAAAATTAGTAGTGAAGTACACAAAAACTGAAGAAGAACGTAGATCATGTACTACGATGGCACAATAACTATCATTCTTACTATTATATAGACGTTACTACGCGAGAATCGTCTGACTGACACTGACATATCCGGCTGAGTTAGTGTTTTGTTCGAGGCGTCTCGCGGAACTGACAGCAGGTGTACGTAGAAAGAAACAGTAAACGTAAATATACACAGTTTTTCACTCGCTAGGTGCCAAATTGAACCACTAAATAATATGAGTAGCACACTGCAGCAAGTGTTCACGACGTTATATAAACTTGTAAATAACGTTTTAGCAACTAGTTGTATACTGTCAAATTTCGAAACGTCAAGCATTTTTTGTGACGGCAGCCTGAAGAATATTTAATGACTCTTGGAAATTATTACAGTTTAGATGAATTCCTACCAggttataaaaacaaataaatccaaACCCATCTCGAACTGGGTTTGCATCTTTTAGTATCAAAATTATTCTATGGGCTCATCCACCTTTGGGTAATAAACTGCTAGGTTGTCATAAGATCAGATACAGTTTTTGGGACGTAAAAAGGATAAAACGAGTTTTATTAATGTACACCTGGCGTTGAATGACAGAATTACGTATATATTTAACAAAATATACAGTTTCTTCGTAGACTGGGATTTCTTCCTTTTTTCAGTACGTTATAGTATCAGATGGCATTCATCAGCGAAAGTAGATTTGGATTGATCCCTGATCCAGCAGTGAGTTGCGAACGCTGTGATAGCGCACGTTTATTTAGGCGACTTATTTACTTGATTGTATTTTAGCACTTTCTTAACTTTAgtcttaatgaaaattttgtacctAATTTGAAAACTACCTGTAGTAAGATTGTTGGGTTTAACTGGACCAATTTTTTCTTCCCTTGAAAttatacttaaatatttttttttttaaatcttttactcACGAAACTGGAGGAAAACAGATATGAAAACTACAGGCACTTTCATTTTTGCAGAATCTGACACAGATTTTAGAGAAATGGAAAATAGCTTCAACCTTACTTTAGGACCACATAACCCCATTGACTGGGTTATCTGGACCTCTCtgttaaataaatgaattacagGACCCTATATATGAAAATTCATTGCAACAACATTAGTAATAACGCTAAGCACACCATTATGATTAAATGATTTAATGAAAAATTCAGGGAAATAACAAGACTACTGCAAAATGAATCCAATGACATGTATCTATAACCAAATCATGTTTTCATAGCCACCCTAGTGCCATTTATTGGACTGGGTAATTTGGCAGGTATTGCACTTGAAGCAACAAatgaattattttgttatatagctTCAAATTTTGTAGTGGAAACAACCGTGTAAAAAAATTTTACTTCCCAGGCATCATTGTACAATTTAATGACACGAGCAACCTAATAGTGAGTACTCTCGGCAGTTTTCCCTTCTTCTTTGACCAGAATGAATTCTCCTTCTTcactatttcaatttttttttacccgTGTACAGATCACCATCATAGGAATCAATGTACTGGACATGGTCAGCATCTTCAGAGTTGCTGCTGTTCTCTTCCAATATTTGGCATTTGACTGAAGGCTTCACTTCACTGAATGCATGCTTTTTTGGCAACTGATTTGATCTTCTGCTTTCTGCTGCTGTGTCTTACTGTTGTACTGGTAAGGAAATGTTGTCTTCCTTACACCACTCGCAGAATATGACGAAACTtgtacagaatgtgtaatttctgtTTGATGATCTTTTCTGATGTCTCTGTATTGTCATCTGCAGGTTTCCTTTTATCTTCTAGCAGTGATTCATCTGCTGTGTGCTgctgaaatatatctaaaaacaaagatgatgtaacttcccaaacgaaagtgttggtatgttgatagagacacaaaaaaataaataaataaaaataaaaaccacaaacacacacacaaaattcaagctttcgcaacccacggttgcttcatcaggaaagagggaaggagagggaaagatgaaaggatgtgggttttaagggagagggtaaggagtcattccaatcccgggagcggaaagacttaccttatggggaaaaaaggatagTATATGTGCGGatcgatatgtgtgtgtgcgagtgtatacctgtccttttttccccctaaggtaagtctttccactcccgggattggaatgactccttaccctctcccttaaaacccacatcctttcgtctttccctctccttccctctttcctgatgaagcaaccgtgggttgcgaaagcttgaattttgtgtaaaactgtTCTAATATATGTACAGATttctagtatacagggtggtccactgatcatgaccgggcaaatatctcaagaaataagtgtcaaatgaaaaaaactacagagaatgaaacttgtctagcttgaagggggaaaccatatggcggtatggttggcccgctagatggcactgccataggtgaaacggatatcaactgtgtttttaaaataggaacccccattttttattacacatttgtgtagtacgtaaagaaatatgaatgttttagttggaccacttttttcgctttgtgatagatggcgctgtaatagtcacaaacatatggctcacaattttagatgaacagttggtaacaggtaggttttgtaaatgaaaatacagaacgtaggtatgtttgaacattttatctcggttgttccaatgtgatacatgtacccttgtgaacttatcatttctgaggactaATGCTGTTACTggatgattacctgtaaataccacattaatgcaataaatgctcaaaatgatgtccgtgaaccacaatgcatttggcaatatgtgtaacgacgttcctctcaacagcaagtagttcgcctttcataatgttcgcacatgcattgacaatgtgctgacacatgttgtcaggcattgtcgatggatcacaatagcaaatatccttcaatattccccacagaaagaaatccggcaacgtcagatctggtgaacgtgcgggccatggtatggtgcttcaacgaccaatccgactgtcatgaaatgtgctattcaataccgcttcaaccgcacgcaagctatgtgccggacatccgtcatgttggaagtacatcgccattctgtcatgcattgaaacatcttgtagtaacattggtggaacattacgtaggaaatcagcatacattgcaccatttaaattgccatagataaaatgggggccagttatccttcct
This genomic interval from Schistocerca cancellata isolate TAMUIC-IGC-003103 chromosome 3, iqSchCanc2.1, whole genome shotgun sequence contains the following:
- the LOC126175068 gene encoding renalase-like translates to MALKVLIVGSGITSAITCNYLRERCRSSCRVIVWDKARGVGGRMSTSRSPTMDSCTADLGAQYITTVPENIEASKVVYSTCFTKGLLHPLQSLIEGMHTFPKNTVHYVAPRGMNSLVKEFLTADEVQFNRLVTSVTQNGNKLDVETKDGYKETFDVVVLTMPVPQILQMSGCVESVLSDDKEKREALSAVKYSSRYAVAYFYDKTLEFDVPWSAKYVVDDELLRYVAIDNKKRNSSATSAVVFHTTVKFGEENIERDVADVQRDIEKHINTLFPTWPKPVSVKCQKWRYSQATAVYEGSPGCITLIQEPLLIAGGDGFTKSTFDGCITSAKAIVNVVEKYITKELAVEGNR